In the genome of Massilia sp. PAMC28688, one region contains:
- a CDS encoding response regulator: MTNLLNNAAKYTPPGGEIHVLLGLRGSEVTLTVRDTGIGIEPALLQHIFDLFIQGERSSDRSQGGLGLGLALVRNLAHRHGGAVRATSGGPGCGSQFRVTLPHVHAAPQGAARDAVAARGEPVSIMIVDDNADAARTLALYLQELGHEVEVAFDGGQALALAGRYAPRVLLLDIGLPDMDGYTLARRLHALPNTSACLTVALTGYGLPEDRERSRRAGFHHHLTKPVSVGELTQLLEAAGAQAA, translated from the coding sequence GTGACCAACCTGCTCAACAACGCGGCCAAGTACACGCCGCCGGGCGGGGAAATCCATGTGCTGCTGGGCCTGCGCGGCAGCGAAGTGACACTGACCGTGCGTGACACCGGCATCGGCATCGAACCGGCGCTGCTGCAGCACATCTTCGACCTCTTTATCCAGGGCGAACGCTCGTCGGACCGCTCCCAGGGCGGCCTGGGACTGGGCCTGGCGCTGGTGCGCAACCTGGCCCACCGCCACGGCGGCGCGGTGCGCGCCACCAGTGGCGGGCCGGGTTGCGGGAGCCAGTTCCGGGTCACGCTGCCGCATGTGCACGCGGCGCCGCAAGGCGCGGCCAGGGACGCTGTCGCGGCGCGCGGGGAACCGGTCAGCATCATGATCGTGGACGACAATGCCGACGCTGCGCGCACCCTGGCGCTCTACCTGCAGGAACTCGGCCACGAAGTGGAGGTGGCGTTCGATGGCGGCCAGGCCCTGGCGCTGGCCGGCCGCTATGCGCCGCGCGTGCTGCTGCTCGATATCGGCCTGCCGGACATGGACGGCTACACGCTGGCGCGCCGCCTGCATGCGCTGCCCAACACCAGCGCATGCCTGACGGTGGCGCTGACCGGCTATGGCCTGCCGGAAGACCGCGAACGCTCGCGCCGGGCGGGCTTTCACCACCACCTGACCAAGCCGGTCAGTGTCGGGGAACTGACACAGCTGCTGGAGGCAGCGGGCGCGCAGGCTGCGTAG